In a single window of the Zea mays cultivar B73 chromosome 5, Zm-B73-REFERENCE-NAM-5.0, whole genome shotgun sequence genome:
- the LOC103625732 gene encoding NDR1/HIN1-like protein 10 produces MCDDCEYCCSCCTPYQRFACGFCIGLVVIALVAVIVVLILGYGHAAQPRFEVDDASLARFTVATSPSGGSATAISYNLTLTLGVRNPNWAMGATFRSLEADYLFEDQRFDRVDVVSAPPYVLSARKTAVFRLSSGADAVSVVLGSAGVRAYRRQSAKGVFDVEAKLSGEVKYQLHTTWCRLEAKCPLSLQLGSPDGGAAVVFQKTTCEVLRSSQKGC; encoded by the coding sequence ATGTGCGACGACTGCGAGTACTGCTGCTCCTGCTGCACCCCGTACCAGCGCTTCGCGTGCGGCTTCTGCATCGGCCTCGTCGTCATCGCCTTGGTCGCCGTCATCGTCGTGCTCATCCTCGGCTACGGCCACGCGGCGCAGCCCAGGTTCGAGGTCGACGACGCCTCGCTCGCGCGCTTCACCGTCGCCACCTCGCCGTCCGGGGGCAGTGCCACCGCCATCTCCTACAACCTGACGCTCACGCTGGGCGTGCGCAACCCCAACTGGGCCATGGGCGCCACCTTCCGGTCCCTCGAGGCCGACTACCTCTTCGAGGACCAGCGCTTCGACCGCGTCGACGTCGTCTCCGCGCCCCCCTACGTCCTGTCCGCCAGGAAGACCGCCGTGTTCCGCCTCTCCAGCGGCGCCGACGCCGTCAGCGTCGTGCTCGGGAGCGCCGGCGTCAGGGCGTACAGGAGGCAGAGCGCCAAGGGGGTGTTCGACGTCGAGGCGAAGCTCTCCGGCGAGGTCAAGTACCAACTGCACACCACGTGGTGCAGGCTGGAGGCCAAGTGCCCACTCAGTCTGCAGCTCGGGTCGCCGGACGGTGGCGCCGCCGTCGTCTTCCAGAAGACAACCTGCGAGGTGCTCCGATCATCGCAGAAGGGATGCTAA